The following are encoded together in the Juglans microcarpa x Juglans regia isolate MS1-56 chromosome 2D, Jm3101_v1.0, whole genome shotgun sequence genome:
- the LOC121250573 gene encoding chalcone synthase-like — protein MASVEEFLKAQRSEGPATVLAIGTANPSNCISQTDFPDYYFRITKSEHLTELKKKFKRMCDKSMIKKRYMHLTEDILKENPGMCEFMAPSYDARQDIAVVELPKLAKEAALKAIKEWGQHKSKITHLVFCTTTGTADMPGADYQLIKLLGLKSSVKRVMMYQQGCFGGGTVLRLAKDLAENNRGARVLAVCAEIVAISFRGPSEAHFDSLVGQSLFGDGAAAVIIGADPDTCVERPLFQLVSAAQTILPDSDGAVQGHLREVGLTFHALKDLPTIVSRNIEQSLVEAFTPFGVSDWNSIFWIVHPGGPAILDQVEAKLSLQEEKLRASRHILSEYGNMSTACVLFILDEMRKSSVEDGKATTGGGLEWGVLFGFGPGLTVETVVLRSVPVETIH, from the exons ATGGCTTCTGTGGAAGAATTCCTTAAGGCGCAGCGATCCGAGGGTCCAGCTACAGTTCTAGCCATTGGCACGGCCAATCCATCCAACTGTATCTCCCAAACTGATTTTCCTGACTATTACTTCCGGATCACTAAGAGCGAGCACTTGAcagagttgaagaagaagttcaaACGCATGT GCGATAAATCAATGATAAAGAAGCGTTATATGCACTTGACTGAggatatattaaaagaaaacccAGGTATGTGCGAGTTCATGGCTCCATCTTATGACGCGCGTCAAGATATAGCGGTGGTCGAGTTGCCGAAGCTCGCTAAGGAAGCTGCATTAAAGGCAATCAAAGAGTGGGGCCAGCACAAATCCAAGATCACCCACCTGGTGTTCTGCACAACCACAGGTACAGCAGACATGCCCGGCGCGGATTACCAGCTTATCAAGCTCCTCGGCCTTAAATCCTCCGTTAAGCGGGTCATGATGTACCAACAGGGCTGCTTTGGTGGAGGGACCGTGCTACGCCTGGCCAAAGATTTGGCGGAGAACAACAGAGGTGCGCGTGTTCTAGCCGTGTGCGCTGAGATTGTGGCCATTTCCTTTCGTGGACCCTCCGAGGCTCACTTTGACTCATTGGTGGGTCAGTCCCTTTTCGGTGATGGGGCTGCTGCTGTGATCATCGGTGCGGACCCCGATACATGCGTTGAACGCCCACTGTTCCAGCTAGTGTCCGCTGCGCAGACGATTTTACCGGACTCTGATGGAGCAGTTCAGGGACATTTACGCGAAGTAGGCTTGACATTCCACGCATTGAAGGACTTACCTACAATAGTGTCGAGGAACATTGAGCAAAGCCTGGTCGAAGCTTTCACCCCATTTGGTGTTAGTGATTGGAATTCCATATTTTGGATTGTGCATCCAGGCGGTCCGGCCATTCTTGACCAGGTGGAGGCAAAACTCAGTCTCCAAGAGGAGAAACTTAGAGCAAGTCGCCATATTCTTAGCGAGTACGGGAACATGTCAACCGCGTGCGTGCTGTTTATATTGGATGAGATGAGGAAGAGTTCGGTGGAGGATGGAAAGGCCACCACGGGTGGAGGGTTGGAGTGGGGTGTTCTCTTTGGGTTTGGGCCCGGTTTGACGGTTGAGACTGTCGTGTTACGTAGTGTCCCAGTAGAGACGATTCACTGA
- the LOC121250297 gene encoding UPF0496 protein At3g19330 isoform X2, with amino-acid sequence MLHCLSLKSKSSSSSSSVASMAAPPPPPPPPPPPPHFQGNPTEDSSSAQPSPTVNLTREYTLNVQTNSYREIWSQIQPTTATNCVEDSHHQLLLAQVLHPNRDCVEDALRHAKTKTNTLTRLVKAYFEHSEKSTVLCLLLLHSVDRARSLYAPLYSLLDVLPLHSDSDSHSSLLTQSQCNRAFDLFLEFDRLDNPFPCPHSHNFNDMRRCFSQLKQQLDRSLRKSRSRLRLLRGATASSADCCICAAFGTAVSAIAIAVHTLVVFAAGTFCTAYLPQTSNFTHKEVAHVAQLDAALKGTFVLNNELDTIDRLVVRLHNAVDNDKFLIRLGLERGGEKHPIVEVIKQLHKNQLNFLHLLQDLEEHICLCFNTVNRARARLLQEICRHQSYKFFCGADSSYWQ; translated from the exons ATGCTGCACTGCCTCTCCCTCAAGTCGAagtcgtcgtcgtcgtcatcgTCAGTGGCTTCCATGGCGGCaccaccgccaccgccacctcctcctcctcctcctcctcatttcCAAG GGAATCCGACAGAGGACAGTTCGAGCGCTCAACCCTCACCCACCGTCAACCTCACTCGCGAGTATACCCTCAATGTCCAAACCAACTCCTACCGCGAGATATGGTCCCAAATTCAACCCACCACCGCTACAAATTGCGTCGAAGACTCCCACCACCAGCTCCTATTGGCACAGGTGCTTCACCCCAACCGTGATTGCGTGGAAGACGCCCTTCGCCACGCCAAGACCAAGACCAACACCCTCACCCGTCTTGTCAAAGCCTATTTCGAACACAGCGAGAAATCCACCGTTCTCTGCCTTCTCCTCCTCCATAGCGTCGATCGTGCACGTTCCCTCTACGCCCCTCTCTATTCCCTCCTCGACGTCCTTCCTCTtcactctgactccgactcccaCTCTTCCCTCCTCACCCAATCCCAGTGCAATCGCGCCTTCGACCTTTTCCTTGAATTCGACCGCCTCGACAACCCTTTCCCTTGTCCTCATTCCCACAACTTCAATGACATGCGCCGCTGCTTCTCCCAGCTCAAGCAACAGCTCGATCGCAGCCTCCGCAAGTCCCGCTCTCGACTCCGCCTCCTCCGCGGCGCCACTGCCTCGTCCGCCGATTGTTGTATTTGCGCCGCCTTTGGGACCGCTGTTTCCGCTATTGCTATAGCCGTTCACACCCTTGTAGTCTTTGCTGCCGGGACCTTCTGCACCGCATACCTTCCTCAAACTTCAAACTTTACTCACAAAGAAGTTGCCCATGTGGCACAACTTGATGCTGCTCTCAAGGGCACTTTTGTTCTAAACAATGAGCTTGACACCATTGATCGCCTCGTTGTTCGTCTGCACAATGCGGTTGACAATGACAAATTCCTCATTCGCCTTGGACTAGAGAGAGGCGGGGAGAAACATCCGATCGTGGAGGTAATCAAACAACTCCACAAGAACCAGCTCAATTTCCTGCACCTGCTCCAAGATCTTGAAGAACATATATGCCTGTGTTTTAACACCGTCAATAGGGCCAGAGCGCGTCTTCTCCAGGAAATCTGTCGTCATCAATCTT
- the LOC121250297 gene encoding UPF0496 protein At3g19330 isoform X3, with product MLHCLSLKSKSSSSSSSVASMAAPPPPPPPPPPPPHFQGNPTEDSSSAQPSPTVNLTREYTLNVQTNSYREIWSQIQPTTATNCVEDSHHQLLLAQVLHPNRDCVEDALRHAKTKTNTLTRLVKAYFEHSEKSTVLCLLLLHSVDRARSLYAPLYSLLDVLPLHSDSDSHSSLLTQSQCNRAFDLFLEFDRLDNPFPCPHSHNFNDMRRCFSQLKQQLDRSLRKSRSRLRLLRGATASSADCCICAAFGTAVSAIAIAVHTLVVFAAGTFCTAYLPQTSNFTHKEVAHVAQLDAALKGTFVLNNELDTIDRLVVRLHNAVDNDKFLIRLGLERGGEKHPIVEVIKQLHKNQLNFLHLLQDLEEHICLCFNTVNRARARLLQEICRHQSFPIGSNVERLQT from the exons ATGCTGCACTGCCTCTCCCTCAAGTCGAagtcgtcgtcgtcgtcatcgTCAGTGGCTTCCATGGCGGCaccaccgccaccgccacctcctcctcctcctcctcctcatttcCAAG GGAATCCGACAGAGGACAGTTCGAGCGCTCAACCCTCACCCACCGTCAACCTCACTCGCGAGTATACCCTCAATGTCCAAACCAACTCCTACCGCGAGATATGGTCCCAAATTCAACCCACCACCGCTACAAATTGCGTCGAAGACTCCCACCACCAGCTCCTATTGGCACAGGTGCTTCACCCCAACCGTGATTGCGTGGAAGACGCCCTTCGCCACGCCAAGACCAAGACCAACACCCTCACCCGTCTTGTCAAAGCCTATTTCGAACACAGCGAGAAATCCACCGTTCTCTGCCTTCTCCTCCTCCATAGCGTCGATCGTGCACGTTCCCTCTACGCCCCTCTCTATTCCCTCCTCGACGTCCTTCCTCTtcactctgactccgactcccaCTCTTCCCTCCTCACCCAATCCCAGTGCAATCGCGCCTTCGACCTTTTCCTTGAATTCGACCGCCTCGACAACCCTTTCCCTTGTCCTCATTCCCACAACTTCAATGACATGCGCCGCTGCTTCTCCCAGCTCAAGCAACAGCTCGATCGCAGCCTCCGCAAGTCCCGCTCTCGACTCCGCCTCCTCCGCGGCGCCACTGCCTCGTCCGCCGATTGTTGTATTTGCGCCGCCTTTGGGACCGCTGTTTCCGCTATTGCTATAGCCGTTCACACCCTTGTAGTCTTTGCTGCCGGGACCTTCTGCACCGCATACCTTCCTCAAACTTCAAACTTTACTCACAAAGAAGTTGCCCATGTGGCACAACTTGATGCTGCTCTCAAGGGCACTTTTGTTCTAAACAATGAGCTTGACACCATTGATCGCCTCGTTGTTCGTCTGCACAATGCGGTTGACAATGACAAATTCCTCATTCGCCTTGGACTAGAGAGAGGCGGGGAGAAACATCCGATCGTGGAGGTAATCAAACAACTCCACAAGAACCAGCTCAATTTCCTGCACCTGCTCCAAGATCTTGAAGAACATATATGCCTGTGTTTTAACACCGTCAATAGGGCCAGAGCGCGTCTTCTCCAGGAAATCTGTCGTCATCAATCTT
- the LOC121250297 gene encoding UPF0496 protein At3g19330 isoform X4: MLHCLSLKSKSSSSSSSVASMAAPPPPPPPPPPPPHFQGNPTEDSSSAQPSPTVNLTREYTLNVQTNSYREIWSQIQPTTATNCVEDSHHQLLLAQVLHPNRDCVEDALRHAKTKTNTLTRLVKAYFEHSEKSTVLCLLLLHSVDRARSLYAPLYSLLDVLPLHSDSDSHSSLLTQSQCNRAFDLFLEFDRLDNPFPCPHSHNFNDMRRCFSQLKQQLDRSLRKSRSRLRLLRGATASSADCCICAAFGTAVSAIAIAVHTLVVFAAGTFCTAYLPQTSNFTHKEVAHVAQLDAALKGTFVLNNELDTIDRLVVRLHNAVDNDKFLIRLGLERGGEKHPIVEVIKQLHKNQLNFLHLLQDLEEHICLCFNTVNRARARLLQEICRHQSLMSRDCRHR, from the exons ATGCTGCACTGCCTCTCCCTCAAGTCGAagtcgtcgtcgtcgtcatcgTCAGTGGCTTCCATGGCGGCaccaccgccaccgccacctcctcctcctcctcctcctcatttcCAAG GGAATCCGACAGAGGACAGTTCGAGCGCTCAACCCTCACCCACCGTCAACCTCACTCGCGAGTATACCCTCAATGTCCAAACCAACTCCTACCGCGAGATATGGTCCCAAATTCAACCCACCACCGCTACAAATTGCGTCGAAGACTCCCACCACCAGCTCCTATTGGCACAGGTGCTTCACCCCAACCGTGATTGCGTGGAAGACGCCCTTCGCCACGCCAAGACCAAGACCAACACCCTCACCCGTCTTGTCAAAGCCTATTTCGAACACAGCGAGAAATCCACCGTTCTCTGCCTTCTCCTCCTCCATAGCGTCGATCGTGCACGTTCCCTCTACGCCCCTCTCTATTCCCTCCTCGACGTCCTTCCTCTtcactctgactccgactcccaCTCTTCCCTCCTCACCCAATCCCAGTGCAATCGCGCCTTCGACCTTTTCCTTGAATTCGACCGCCTCGACAACCCTTTCCCTTGTCCTCATTCCCACAACTTCAATGACATGCGCCGCTGCTTCTCCCAGCTCAAGCAACAGCTCGATCGCAGCCTCCGCAAGTCCCGCTCTCGACTCCGCCTCCTCCGCGGCGCCACTGCCTCGTCCGCCGATTGTTGTATTTGCGCCGCCTTTGGGACCGCTGTTTCCGCTATTGCTATAGCCGTTCACACCCTTGTAGTCTTTGCTGCCGGGACCTTCTGCACCGCATACCTTCCTCAAACTTCAAACTTTACTCACAAAGAAGTTGCCCATGTGGCACAACTTGATGCTGCTCTCAAGGGCACTTTTGTTCTAAACAATGAGCTTGACACCATTGATCGCCTCGTTGTTCGTCTGCACAATGCGGTTGACAATGACAAATTCCTCATTCGCCTTGGACTAGAGAGAGGCGGGGAGAAACATCCGATCGTGGAGGTAATCAAACAACTCCACAAGAACCAGCTCAATTTCCTGCACCTGCTCCAAGATCTTGAAGAACATATATGCCTGTGTTTTAACACCGTCAATAGGGCCAGAGCGCGTCTTCTCCAGGAAATCTGTCGTCATCAATCTT